The following coding sequences lie in one Cydia strobilella chromosome 20, ilCydStro3.1, whole genome shotgun sequence genomic window:
- the LOC134750597 gene encoding uncharacterized protein LOC134750597 yields the protein MKVIVLLSIAAFASAHQPASELVRNIYSECLSQYSVECVKPRALEWISRVANDDEIKITEDLSIVKTAILDEEPRAAKDDAYAIVDKIDGFLQTHTLRVKVPEEITKSAASEYVPRSLLSGLPSELDMPLDGEEDVEVFEGRKKKIKLPKPLRIKSKHGLIKKVLLPFLLGLKFKASVLVPLALALIALKTWKALTLGLISLVLSGAMVIFKFTKPKVVNYEVIHYPQHHVEHHVDHHAGWEHGPYQRSYEDAQELAYNGQI from the exons ATGAAAGTTATAGTGCTTCTTTCCATCGCGGCGTTCGCCAGTGCTCACCAGCCAGCATCAGAACTCGTTAGAAACATTTATAGCGAATGTTTGAGCCAATATTCAGTGGAGTGTGTGAAACCGAGAGCGTTGGAATGGATTTCGCGAGTAGCTAACGATGATGAGATCAAGATCACTGAAGATTTGTCCATCGTGAAGACCGCCATTTTGGATGAGGAGCCTAGAGCAGCTAAGGATGACGCGTACGCGATTGTCGACAAAATTGATGGGTTTTTGCAAACTCATACGTTGAGAGTGAAAGTTCCTGAGGAGATCACCAAGAGCGCAGCGTCGGAATATGTGCCACGATCTCTGCTTTCTGGCTTGCCTTCAGAACTGGACATGCCTCTGGATGGTGAAGAAGATGTTGAGGTGTTCGAAGGCAGGAAGAAGAAAATCAAGCTGCCCAAGCCTTTGAGGATCAAGAGCA agcACGGTCTCATCAAGAAGGTGTTGCTGCCTTTCCTCCTCGGCCTGAAGTTCAAGGCCTCAGTCCTGGTGCCCCTGGCCCTGGCCCTCATTGCCCTGAAGACGTGGAAGGCTCTCACCCTTGGTCTCATCTCCCTTGTGCTGTCTG GTGCCATGGTTATCTTCAAGTTTACTAAGCCCAAGGTAGTGAACTACGAGGTGATCCACTACCCTCAGCACCATGTGGAACATCACGTCGACCACCACGCCGGCTGGGAGCACGGCCCCTACCAACGCTCCTATGAGGACGCCCAGGAACTGGCGTACAACGGACAGATCTAA